A DNA window from Candidatus Micrarchaeia archaeon contains the following coding sequences:
- a CDS encoding metal-dependent hydrolase, with protein MSNSIKHIGIGALATGVAYLIKEKNLNRIPNKEEFVAALLIGVGMGILPDILEPANSPQHRNFFHSIAMAFITLRLKNEKYQELLDLSKYGYLSHLILDATTPASLPLI; from the coding sequence ATGTCAAATAGTATAAAACACATAGGTATTGGAGCTTTAGCAACAGGTGTAGCTTATTTAATTAAAGAAAAAAATTTAAATAGAATACCTAATAAAGAAGAATTTGTTGCTGCTTTATTAATAGGTGTGGGAATGGGAATATTGCCTGATATATTAGAACCTGCAAATAGTCCACAACACAGAAATTTTTTTCATAGTATCGCAATGGCATTTATTACTTTAAGATTAAAAAATGAAAAGTATCAAGAACTTTTGGATTTGTCAAAGTATGGATACTTATCACATTTAATTTTAGATGCGACAACTCCTGCGAGTTTACCTTTAATATGA